Proteins encoded by one window of Perca fluviatilis chromosome 13, GENO_Pfluv_1.0, whole genome shotgun sequence:
- the LOC120571827 gene encoding G-protein coupled receptor 20: MESLLTNISSTFTAEPLLTPDPTNCSAWDQQWGAPYLHRLAHLDVQLYQDFYAVWVSLMVCNCLMLVVGVVLNSLALYVFCGASTHSSASVVYTINLAVADLLVALSLSARIALYHSGGSCVACSYVHTFSYFVNMYCSILFLTSICIDRYLAVVHVSSTLHRCRTPGTARCVSAIVWFIAVVVTYSFQTTALEFSSSCVLLPALFYLTILEFLLPLLAVAGFTLRVACFLSSSHGLMPQQSRARRARAVRLLATVLVVFTICFTPFHIRQVLVYFRVKVGGEGLGQGVGHVLAYHITVTLSSLNSCLDPVVYCFVTDSFKRVW, from the exons ATGGAGAGCCTTCTCACCAACATCAGCTCCACCTTCACTGCTGAGCCCCTCTTGACCCCTGACCCAACTAACTGCAGCGCCTGGGACCAGCAGTGGGGCGCACCATACCTGCATAGGTTAGCCCACCTGGATGTGCAGCTGTACCAAGACTTCTACGCTGTGTGGGTCTCTCTCATG GTGTGTAACTGTCTGATGCTGGTGGTCGGTGTGGTCCTCAACAGTCTGGCTCTCTATGTCTTCTGTGGGGCCTCCACCCACTCCTCGGCCTCTGTGGTTTACACCATAAATCTTGCTGTAGCTGACCTGCTTGTGGCGCTGTCGTTGTCAGCGCGCATCGCTCTGTACCACAGTGGAGGGAGCTGTGTTGCCTGCTCCTATGTTCACACCTTCAGCTACTTTGTCAACATGTATTGTAGTATACTGTTTCTGACCAG TATCTGTATAGATCGATACCTCGCTGTTGTCCATGTGTCCAGTACTCTCCATCGATGCAGGACCCCAGGAACAGCCAGATGTGTCAGCGCCATAGTTTGGTTCATTGCAGTTGTGGTCACCTACTCCTTCCAG ACCACAGCGTTGGAGTTCAGCTCTTCCTGTGTGCTCCTCCCTGCCCTCTTCTACCTCACCATTCTGGAGTTCCTGCTTCCCCTGCTGGCCGTGGCGGGCTTCACTCTGCGCGTCGCCTGCTTTCTCTCCTCCAGCCATGGCCTGATGCCCCAGCAGAGCAGGGCGAGGAGGGCGCGTGCTGTCAGACTGCTGGCCACCGTCCTGGTGGTCTTCACTATCTGCTTCACGCCGTTCCACATCCGGCAGGTGCTGGTTTATTTCCGGGTCAAAGTCGGAGGGGAGGGGCTAGGGCAGGGGGTGGGGCATGTACTCGCCTATCACATCACAGTTACCCTGAGCAGCCTGAACAGCTGCCTGGATCCAGTGGTTTACTGCTTTGTGACAGACAGCTTCAAGAGAGTGTGG
- the cfap20 gene encoding cilia- and flagella-associated protein 20 isoform X2: MFKNTFQSGFLSILYSIGSKPLQIWDKKVRNGHIKRITDNDIHSLVLEVEGTNVSTTYITCPADPKKTLGIKLPFLVMIIKNLKKYFTFEVQVLDDKNVRRRFRASNYQSTTRVKPFICTMPMRLDDGWNQIQFNLSDFTRRAYGTNYIETLRVQIHANCRIRRVYFSDRLYAEDELPAEFKLYLPVQNQKAK, from the exons ATGTTTAAAAACACGTTTCAAAGCGGATTCTTGTCCATTTTATACAGCATTGGCAGCAAACCACTTCAGATATGGGATAAAAAG GTGAGGAATGGGCATATTAAGAGAATCACAGACAATGACATCCACTCACTGGTGTTGGAAGTTGAGGGGACAAACGTCAG TACCACGTATATAACATGTCCTGCAGACCCCAAGAAGACATTGGGCATCAAGCTTCCTTTTCTCGTTATGATCATCAAAAATCTCAAGAAGTATTTCACCTTTGAAGTCCAG GTGTTAGATGATAAAAATGTTCGCCGGCGGTTTCGGGCGAGTAACTATCAGAGCACGACTCGAGTGAAGCCATTTATCTGCACCATGCCTATGAGGCTGGATGATGGCTGGAACCAGATTCAGTTCAACCTATCGGACTTCACCAGGAGGGCCTACGGGACCAATTACATCGAGACGCTGCGTGTACAG ATCCACGCTAACTGTCGAATAAGGAGAGTGTATTTCTCAGACAGACTGTACGCTGAGGACGAGCTCCCAGCCGAGTTTAAACTCTACCTGCCTGTCCAAAACCAGAAAGCGAAG TAG
- the cfap20 gene encoding cilia- and flagella-associated protein 20 isoform X1, whose product MFKNTFQSGFLSILYSIGSKPLQIWDKKVRNGHIKRITDNDIHSLVLEVEGTNVSTTYITCPADPKKTLGIKLPFLVMIIKNLKKYFTFEVQVLDDKNVRRRFRASNYQSTTRVKPFICTMPMRLDDGWNQIQFNLSDFTRRAYGTNYIETLRVQIHANCRIRRVYFSDRLYAEDELPAEFKLYLPVQNQKAKQ is encoded by the exons ATGTTTAAAAACACGTTTCAAAGCGGATTCTTGTCCATTTTATACAGCATTGGCAGCAAACCACTTCAGATATGGGATAAAAAG GTGAGGAATGGGCATATTAAGAGAATCACAGACAATGACATCCACTCACTGGTGTTGGAAGTTGAGGGGACAAACGTCAG TACCACGTATATAACATGTCCTGCAGACCCCAAGAAGACATTGGGCATCAAGCTTCCTTTTCTCGTTATGATCATCAAAAATCTCAAGAAGTATTTCACCTTTGAAGTCCAG GTGTTAGATGATAAAAATGTTCGCCGGCGGTTTCGGGCGAGTAACTATCAGAGCACGACTCGAGTGAAGCCATTTATCTGCACCATGCCTATGAGGCTGGATGATGGCTGGAACCAGATTCAGTTCAACCTATCGGACTTCACCAGGAGGGCCTACGGGACCAATTACATCGAGACGCTGCGTGTACAG ATCCACGCTAACTGTCGAATAAGGAGAGTGTATTTCTCAGACAGACTGTACGCTGAGGACGAGCTCCCAGCCGAGTTTAAACTCTACCTGCCTGTCCAAAACCAGAAAGCGAAG CAGTAG